The proteins below come from a single Roseiflexus sp. RS-1 genomic window:
- a CDS encoding glycosyltransferase family 2 protein gives MRRDRSRPPDGSIIIPVNAQSDLERVWVVINDLLAYHGRHTFEIIVMVNNYPAEAPPSLAAFEHAGIRVVSRPDVRRPGIRVAVTARVHGAQVAASRLTIHFDADCRVPDPTTLLDWYVQQFAAGARAAYTPVNFCDLNNDSATQARVVIHHLTRWFKRQVLGIPTIRGSNFAIDRDLFIELFDAGYLPADFSIGPVLRARRMQVAYGNAPRLAVLTSGRYFERGWRELARYLLYRLRYNLRMLRVRAGMANPDDSQANTDRPYRIYRSKGSGSQDPSMKERQAP, from the coding sequence ATGCGGCGTGATCGATCACGTCCGCCTGATGGTTCAATCATCATCCCGGTCAATGCGCAATCCGACCTGGAGCGCGTGTGGGTGGTCATCAATGATCTCCTCGCCTACCACGGTCGGCACACCTTTGAGATCATTGTCATGGTCAACAATTACCCGGCAGAGGCTCCTCCCTCGCTTGCCGCTTTTGAGCATGCAGGAATACGGGTTGTCAGTCGACCGGACGTGCGTCGGCCCGGCATTCGGGTGGCGGTGACGGCGCGTGTGCATGGCGCACAGGTTGCGGCATCGCGGTTGACGATCCACTTTGATGCTGATTGCCGCGTGCCAGACCCAACAACGCTGCTGGACTGGTACGTGCAGCAGTTTGCTGCGGGCGCGCGCGCCGCGTACACCCCGGTCAACTTTTGCGATCTGAACAACGACTCCGCAACGCAGGCGCGCGTCGTCATCCATCATCTGACGCGCTGGTTCAAGCGGCAGGTGCTGGGGATCCCAACCATTCGCGGCAGTAATTTCGCTATTGATCGCGATCTGTTCATCGAGTTGTTCGATGCCGGGTATCTTCCCGCCGATTTCAGCATCGGTCCGGTCCTGCGGGCGCGCCGCATGCAGGTGGCGTATGGCAATGCGCCGCGCCTGGCAGTGCTTACGTCTGGACGATACTTCGAGCGCGGATGGCGCGAACTGGCGCGCTATCTGCTCTACCGGCTGCGGTACAACCTGCGTATGTTGCGGGTGCGCGCTGGCATGGCCAATCCCGACGACTCGCAGGCAAACACGGATCGTCCGTACCGCATCTATCGATCGAAGGGCTCTGGTTCCCAAGATCCATCTATGAAAGAGAGACAGGCGCCATGA
- a CDS encoding GGDEF domain-containing protein produces MSSLRRRVIALLLWLIASFNIERLDLGSINTLDLEPVTYVVISAVVFLPLFHFFQQRPAMLSAGLGWVALGVSLALDPSPKFGGIHTYLTIVEFLLVAGVAVLAHRVGAALAEFRQAVEIITLRDKNDRLHSMSEAQEDVQTQMSASRRMRRPLSVLILEADARSLNMMIHRFVQELQRAMMQRYVLAVTARMLARHLRRTDLIIEDGKPGRLILVAPETPESNARILGDRLVHLVQDRLGITARYGVATFPDHSLTFEDLLDVAERHLRQVQPQEVQAPEALRVPEVNM; encoded by the coding sequence ATGAGTAGCTTACGTCGTCGCGTGATTGCATTGTTGCTCTGGTTGATCGCCAGTTTCAATATCGAACGTCTCGATCTGGGGAGCATCAATACGCTGGACCTCGAACCGGTCACCTATGTTGTTATTTCTGCAGTGGTATTCCTGCCGCTCTTTCACTTCTTCCAGCAACGTCCGGCTATGCTATCGGCGGGTCTGGGATGGGTCGCGCTGGGTGTCAGTCTTGCGCTCGATCCATCGCCGAAATTTGGCGGCATTCACACCTACCTCACGATTGTCGAGTTTCTCCTGGTTGCTGGCGTCGCCGTTTTAGCGCACCGCGTCGGTGCTGCACTTGCAGAGTTTCGCCAGGCAGTCGAAATTATCACCCTGCGGGACAAGAATGACCGGTTGCACTCAATGAGCGAGGCGCAGGAGGACGTGCAAACACAGATGAGCGCCAGTCGCCGGATGCGTCGTCCGCTGAGCGTCCTCATTCTCGAAGCCGATGCGCGTTCGCTGAATATGATGATCCATCGTTTCGTTCAGGAACTTCAGCGCGCGATGATGCAGCGGTATGTGCTGGCGGTGACTGCGCGCATGCTTGCCCGCCATCTGCGCCGCACTGACCTGATCATCGAGGACGGCAAGCCGGGTCGTCTGATCCTGGTGGCGCCCGAAACACCGGAAAGTAATGCCAGAATACTGGGAGATCGCCTGGTGCATCTGGTTCAAGATCGCTTAGGGATCACCGCTCGCTACGGCGTGGCGACATTCCCCGATCATTCGTTAACCTTCGAGGATTTGCTCGATGTGGCTGAGCGCCATCTCCGGCAGGTGCAACCGCAGGAAGTTCAAGCGCCGGAAGCGTTGCGCGTGCCGGAAGTGAATATGTAA